The Fictibacillus arsenicus genome contains a region encoding:
- a CDS encoding RNA helicase, translating to MELTYYIEKSDGYEPFLTYKIPENMQNDEKYARQLCEFFVTGQKEYELQSNEMKGSEEILIVKEKGPARRFSDETSYKGRGIFLEFRQYQNTGDMPLLHVQALNSHWDVMRYLLKDVVEIPRQGQFLRDSAELDEDRAVYVMYVGEKI from the coding sequence ATGGAATTAACTTATTACATAGAAAAATCAGATGGATATGAACCTTTCTTAACATATAAAATACCTGAAAATATGCAAAATGATGAAAAATATGCGAGACAGTTATGTGAATTTTTCGTTACGGGCCAAAAAGAATATGAACTTCAATCGAATGAAATGAAAGGAAGCGAAGAGATTTTAATCGTAAAGGAAAAAGGTCCTGCCAGACGTTTCTCAGATGAGACAAGCTACAAAGGAAGAGGAATCTTTTTAGAGTTCAGGCAATATCAAAATACAGGTGATATGCCCTTATTACATGTCCAGGCATTAAACAGCCATTGGGATGTGATGAGGTATCTTTTAAAGGATGTAGTAGAGATTCCAAGGCAAGGTCAATTTTTAAGAGATTCAGCAGAACTGGATGAAGACCGTGCTGTTTATGTCATGTATGTAGGAGAAAAAATATAA
- a CDS encoding Na(+)/H(+) antiporter subunit F1, translated as MTDWFSMVVYICLFVITISILLLLYRAVVGPSNPDRVVALDTIGINLIAITGLMAILLDTVQLNDIILLIGILTFIATVAVAKFLEKGVIIDQDRD; from the coding sequence ATGACAGATTGGTTCTCTATGGTTGTCTATATTTGTTTATTCGTGATAACCATCTCTATTCTACTTCTTTTATATAGAGCAGTTGTCGGCCCTTCGAACCCTGACCGTGTTGTAGCACTTGATACGATTGGTATTAATCTGATTGCGATTACCGGGTTAATGGCGATCCTATTAGATACGGTTCAATTGAACGATATTATACTGCTTATCGGAATATTGACTTTTATTGCAACTGTAGCTGTTGCAAAATTCTTGGAAAAGGGTGTTATCATTGATCAAGATCGTGATTAG
- the pssA gene encoding CDP-diacylglycerol--serine O-phosphatidyltransferase, which produces MFMIERERIDSTVKKVKGQTANFLTLINLSLGALALLFMMNGDLKIGFILIFLAGLFDRFDGMVARKLNIESEFGKQLDSLCDLISFGIAPAFLIYQAVLHQFGVPGIIFTIIFIVCGAIRLARFNITEFTGSFVGVPITVAGCLMAAAYLAINFLPGFFYMFLTIGLAILMISTISIEKR; this is translated from the coding sequence ATGTTTATGATCGAAAGAGAGCGCATTGATTCAACTGTTAAGAAAGTGAAGGGACAAACTGCAAACTTCTTAACATTGATCAACTTATCACTTGGCGCCTTAGCTTTGTTATTTATGATGAATGGTGATTTGAAAATCGGATTTATTTTAATCTTTTTAGCTGGTTTGTTTGATCGTTTTGACGGAATGGTTGCGAGAAAGCTTAATATTGAATCTGAGTTTGGTAAACAACTGGATTCACTTTGTGATTTAATTTCCTTTGGTATCGCACCGGCATTTTTGATTTATCAAGCTGTTCTTCATCAGTTTGGTGTTCCTGGCATTATATTCACGATAATATTTATCGTATGCGGAGCAATTCGTCTAGCACGATTTAACATTACAGAATTCACAGGATCATTTGTAGGGGTGCCAATTACGGTTGCTGGGTGTTTAATGGCTGCCGCTTATCTGGCAATTAACTTCCTGCCAGGATTCTTCTATATGTTCTTGACAATCGGTTTAGCAATATTAATGATCAGTACCATATCAATTGAAAAAAGATAA
- a CDS encoding alpha/beta-type small acid-soluble spore protein, with amino-acid sequence MARRKRQPIVPEAREGLDKLKAKVMREAGYNVSEQSPDDVKYEVAKDMGVQLGKGYNGTITSKDAGRVGGQIGGRMVKELIQQAKANLGKQAR; translated from the coding sequence ATGGCAAGAAGAAAAAGACAACCGATCGTTCCAGAGGCACGCGAAGGACTAGATAAGTTAAAAGCAAAAGTAATGAGAGAAGCAGGATATAACGTTTCTGAACAATCTCCTGATGATGTGAAGTATGAAGTCGCTAAAGATATGGGTGTACAGCTTGGCAAGGGCTATAATGGTACGATCACTTCAAAAGATGCAGGGCGTGTAGGGGGGCAAATTGGCGGCAGAATGGTTAAAGAACTTATTCAGCAAGCAAAAGCAAACCTTGGTAAACAAGCCCGTTAA
- the menA gene encoding 1,4-dihydroxy-2-naphthoate octaprenyltransferase has translation MIHPKVIFASTRPFSLTASVIPVIFGTILALQWTSINWTAFLLTLFGAVFLQCGTNLVNDYFDHVKGADIPGSLSPSGVIDRKEMTPRQVYITGLIFFSLSIIIGLILTALTGPIVLYIGIPSLLVGYFYTATRYALAYNGLGEVASGSTLGILAVVGSFYTQTLNLNLEVFLAAIPNALLVMAILHANNLRDFDTDKQIGKTTIAGLIGRKASRIEYYILMLGTYVSLIALVFLNILPVWSLIAAITLPIALKGLQIAVSTWEAKQLNKALGLTAMLHMAFGILLCIGTLTGILL, from the coding sequence ATGATACATCCTAAGGTCATTTTCGCTTCTACAAGACCTTTTTCATTAACGGCGTCAGTTATACCTGTTATATTTGGAACGATTTTAGCTTTGCAATGGACAAGCATCAATTGGACTGCATTCTTACTTACACTTTTTGGAGCTGTATTTTTGCAATGCGGCACAAACCTTGTAAATGATTATTTTGATCATGTTAAAGGAGCAGATATTCCTGGTTCGTTAAGCCCGTCTGGTGTTATAGACCGAAAAGAAATGACACCTCGACAAGTATACATTACAGGACTTATTTTCTTTAGCCTGAGTATTATTATTGGATTAATTTTAACAGCATTAACTGGACCGATAGTTCTTTATATTGGTATTCCTTCACTATTGGTAGGATACTTTTACACAGCTACACGTTATGCATTAGCTTATAACGGATTAGGTGAAGTAGCTTCAGGAAGTACTCTTGGAATTTTAGCGGTCGTTGGATCTTTTTATACCCAAACACTTAATTTGAATTTGGAAGTCTTTTTGGCAGCAATACCAAATGCTCTTCTTGTAATGGCTATTCTGCATGCAAATAATTTAAGAGACTTTGATACAGATAAACAAATCGGAAAAACAACAATTGCGGGACTGATCGGCAGGAAAGCCTCCCGTATAGAGTACTATATTCTAATGCTTGGAACGTACGTTAGTTTAATTGCTTTAGTCTTTTTAAATATTTTACCTGTTTGGAGTTTGATTGCTGCTATTACCCTTCCTATTGCATTAAAAGGGCTGCAGATTGCAGTATCCACTTGGGAAGCCAAGCAGCTTAACAAAGCTCTAGGATTAACAGCCATGCTTCATATGGCTTTTGGGATTCTATTATGTATTGGAACACTGACAGGTATTCTGTTATAA
- a CDS encoding M3 family oligoendopeptidase has product MLLQDLRQTWELDSVFPGGSESKELLAEIKWAEEEVKVLAQKIDKFTFSNESFVNLISEMQAFSERLSTTGSFVGCLIAQDVKDKKAMALRGRLESVYASFSNVGSALDKQLMEISEDTWKDVVSMQEFKDIAFTLNERRMQAKEKLGISEESLINDLAVDGYHAWSTLYDLVVGRINIKVEIDGKEEELSVGQAENKYSNPDRKIRKDTFEKFVEAWDNEGEFCAASLNHIAGFRNEIYKHRGWKETLKEPLAINRMKEETLTAMWDAISSQKDIFVKYLNRKAELLGLEKLSWYDVDAPLSSANSKMSYDESAQFIVEHFRSLAPKMADFSEKAFLKGWIEAEDRAGKRPGGFCTGFPTKKETRIFMTFSGTPSNVSTLAHELGHAFHSDVLKELPYYATNYAMNVAETASTFAEMIVADAAVTNAKTKEEKIALLEDKAQRSVAFFMNIHARFLFETRMYEERKNGQLSVERLCELMEEAQKEAFNGALVEYHPYFWASKLHFYITDVPFYNFPYTFGYLFSAGIYAKAKEEGPSFEEKYIALLQDTGKMEVEELAQKHLGIDITKQDFWLKGIELAAADVEEFLELTQH; this is encoded by the coding sequence ATGCTATTACAAGATTTAAGGCAAACATGGGAACTTGATTCTGTTTTTCCTGGCGGCAGTGAGTCAAAAGAGCTATTAGCAGAAATAAAATGGGCGGAAGAGGAAGTTAAGGTTCTCGCACAAAAAATAGATAAATTTACTTTTTCAAATGAAAGCTTTGTAAACTTAATTTCAGAAATGCAAGCTTTTTCTGAAAGGCTTTCCACAACAGGATCATTTGTTGGTTGTTTGATTGCTCAAGATGTTAAAGATAAAAAAGCGATGGCACTTCGGGGACGATTAGAATCTGTATATGCTTCTTTTTCTAATGTGGGATCAGCACTTGATAAGCAGTTGATGGAAATCTCCGAAGATACATGGAAAGACGTAGTCAGCATGCAGGAGTTTAAAGATATCGCATTCACACTTAACGAGAGAAGAATGCAAGCTAAAGAAAAACTGGGCATTTCTGAAGAATCTTTAATCAATGATCTTGCTGTTGATGGATACCATGCATGGTCCACACTGTATGATTTAGTTGTAGGAAGAATTAATATTAAAGTTGAAATCGACGGAAAAGAAGAAGAATTGTCTGTTGGCCAAGCAGAAAATAAATATTCTAATCCTGATCGTAAAATAAGAAAAGATACATTCGAAAAGTTCGTTGAGGCATGGGATAACGAGGGAGAATTTTGCGCAGCATCACTAAATCACATCGCTGGGTTTAGAAATGAGATTTATAAACATAGAGGGTGGAAAGAAACGTTAAAAGAGCCTCTTGCAATCAACCGCATGAAAGAAGAAACACTTACGGCTATGTGGGACGCTATTTCATCTCAAAAAGATATTTTTGTTAAATATCTAAATCGTAAAGCAGAATTACTCGGGTTAGAAAAACTAAGCTGGTACGATGTTGATGCACCGCTTTCTTCAGCAAACAGCAAAATGAGCTATGATGAATCGGCTCAGTTTATCGTTGAACATTTCCGTTCGCTGGCTCCTAAAATGGCTGATTTCTCAGAGAAAGCTTTTCTTAAAGGATGGATTGAAGCAGAAGACCGTGCTGGAAAAAGACCTGGAGGTTTCTGTACAGGTTTCCCGACTAAGAAAGAAACGCGTATTTTTATGACGTTCTCTGGAACACCGAGCAATGTTTCTACATTAGCACATGAACTAGGCCACGCATTCCATTCAGATGTATTGAAAGAATTACCTTATTATGCAACGAATTATGCGATGAACGTTGCTGAAACAGCATCGACTTTTGCTGAAATGATCGTAGCAGATGCTGCTGTTACAAACGCGAAAACAAAAGAAGAAAAGATTGCTCTTTTAGAAGATAAAGCTCAGCGTTCTGTAGCCTTCTTTATGAACATTCATGCACGTTTCTTGTTTGAAACAAGAATGTACGAAGAAAGAAAGAACGGTCAATTGTCAGTGGAGCGTCTGTGTGAATTGATGGAAGAAGCTCAAAAGGAAGCATTTAACGGGGCTCTAGTTGAGTATCATCCTTATTTCTGGGCATCTAAGCTTCACTTCTATATTACAGATGTACCGTTCTATAATTTCCCGTATACATTCGGATATTTGTTCTCTGCTGGAATTTACGCAAAAGCGAAAGAAGAAGGACCTTCATTCGAAGAGAAATACATTGCGCTTTTACAAGACACAGGAAAGATGGAAGTAGAGGAATTAGCACAAAAGCATTTAGGAATCGATATTACGAAGCAAGATTTCTGGTTAAAAGGAATCGAATTAGCAGCCGCTGATGTAGAAGAATTCCTTGAATTGACTCAACACTAA
- a CDS encoding Na+/H+ antiporter subunit D, whose amino-acid sequence MSNLVFLPIFIPLFVGALLVFFNKKHQLTMKISYLTVFLNLGVSIYLSYYVFNNNPLILETGGWKAPYGIILVADKLSVIMILSVNVIALSAVIFAYSSVTSKMVQHYFYPLFFLLIAGVSGAFLTGDLFNLFVFFEVLLMASYGLIIIGGSKQQFRESVKYILLNLFSSILFVTTVAFLYSVTGTVNMAQLGERVAEVEQQGILTGIAILLFVVFATKGALFPLYFWLPKSYIVPSPVVSALFGALLTKVGVYSMLRVYTLIFSHKLELTHTFFIWVATITMLIGVIGALSTSNVKLIIAYNIMPSIGFMLLGIGTFSAESLAGTIYYLVHDMAIKAALFFLAGLLVWHAGTSNLNKMGGYIKTSPLLGWMFFIAALVLAGIPPFSGFIGKYLLLRGAFDEEHYMAAGIGLLSSLLILFSVIRIFIGAFWGEIKGEPKEKVRRSGLAASGLLIAISILLGVGAEWFYPYIQSAADSLIDPQIYIDFVLKE is encoded by the coding sequence ATGAGTAATTTAGTATTTTTGCCAATCTTTATTCCATTGTTCGTTGGTGCTCTTCTCGTTTTCTTTAATAAAAAGCATCAGCTGACAATGAAAATTTCATATTTGACCGTATTTCTAAATTTAGGGGTATCTATTTACTTAAGCTATTATGTGTTTAATAATAATCCGCTGATTCTTGAAACAGGAGGATGGAAAGCACCTTATGGAATCATCCTTGTAGCAGATAAGCTTTCAGTTATTATGATACTTTCTGTAAATGTTATTGCTTTATCTGCAGTAATCTTTGCATACTCATCTGTTACAAGCAAGATGGTGCAGCATTATTTTTATCCCCTTTTCTTTCTATTGATCGCTGGGGTGAGCGGTGCTTTCTTGACAGGTGACCTATTCAACCTGTTTGTATTTTTCGAAGTTCTATTGATGGCTTCATATGGGCTAATCATTATTGGGGGATCAAAACAGCAATTTCGCGAATCAGTAAAATATATATTGTTAAACTTATTTTCTTCCATTCTATTTGTAACTACAGTTGCTTTTCTTTACTCAGTAACCGGTACTGTTAACATGGCGCAGCTCGGTGAGCGTGTAGCAGAGGTTGAGCAGCAAGGAATATTAACCGGAATAGCCATATTGTTATTTGTTGTATTTGCAACCAAAGGGGCTTTGTTTCCGCTGTACTTTTGGCTGCCGAAGTCATATATCGTTCCATCCCCTGTTGTATCTGCTTTGTTTGGAGCTCTGCTGACTAAGGTTGGCGTATATTCTATGCTTAGAGTTTATACACTTATTTTTTCTCACAAACTCGAGCTGACGCATACCTTCTTCATCTGGGTTGCGACGATTACGATGCTGATCGGGGTAATAGGAGCTTTATCTACTTCAAATGTAAAGCTGATTATCGCCTACAACATTATGCCGTCGATTGGTTTCATGCTGCTTGGGATTGGAACATTCTCAGCTGAATCACTTGCTGGGACGATTTATTATCTTGTGCATGATATGGCAATAAAAGCTGCATTGTTCTTCCTTGCAGGTTTACTTGTGTGGCATGCAGGCACTTCCAATTTGAATAAGATGGGCGGATATATTAAAACATCCCCCCTTTTAGGCTGGATGTTTTTCATCGCTGCCCTCGTACTTGCAGGAATTCCTCCTTTTAGCGGCTTTATCGGCAAGTACCTTCTCTTAAGAGGTGCTTTTGACGAAGAACATTATATGGCTGCTGGGATCGGACTTTTATCCAGTCTGTTAATCTTGTTTTCAGTAATCCGAATCTTTATTGGAGCATTCTGGGGTGAGATTAAAGGAGAGCCTAAGGAAAAAGTTAGACGCTCCGGGCTAGCCGCTTCTGGATTATTAATCGCGATCTCAATTCTGCTTGGGGTTGGAGCTGAATGGTTCTATCCATATATCCAATCTGCAGCTGATAGTCTTATCGACCCTCAAATCTATATTGATTTTGTTTTAAAGGAGTAG
- a CDS encoding glucose-1-dehydrogenase, protein MYPDLEGKTVIITGAATGIGKACAIRFGQEKANVIINFHSDKQVKETEKIIEEIEQHGGKAIAVQGDVTKEEDIKNLINKAVEEFGSLDVMINNAGIENEVPSHELTLEDWNKVISTNLTGQFLGCREALDYFLENDIQGSIVNMSSVHEIIPWPHFVHYAASKGGIKLMTQTLALEYAPKKIRINSIAPGAINTPINAEKFSDPKLKEGVLKLIPMGYIGEPEEIAATAVWLASNQASYVTGLTLIADGGMTLYPGFQAGKG, encoded by the coding sequence ATGTATCCAGATCTTGAAGGTAAAACGGTAATCATCACAGGAGCAGCTACTGGAATTGGGAAAGCTTGTGCCATACGATTTGGACAAGAAAAAGCAAATGTGATAATTAATTTTCATTCTGATAAGCAAGTAAAGGAAACTGAAAAAATCATTGAAGAAATTGAACAACACGGCGGGAAGGCAATCGCTGTTCAAGGGGATGTAACAAAAGAAGAGGATATCAAAAACTTGATAAATAAAGCGGTAGAAGAATTCGGATCGCTTGATGTTATGATTAACAATGCCGGAATTGAAAATGAAGTACCATCTCACGAACTTACTTTAGAAGATTGGAACAAAGTCATCTCTACTAATTTGACTGGTCAATTTCTTGGATGCCGGGAAGCTCTTGATTATTTTCTTGAGAATGATATTCAGGGATCAATCGTAAATATGTCGAGTGTTCACGAAATTATACCATGGCCTCACTTTGTGCACTACGCAGCAAGTAAGGGCGGTATTAAATTAATGACGCAAACTCTTGCATTAGAATATGCGCCTAAAAAGATTAGAATTAACAGCATAGCACCAGGTGCAATCAATACACCTATCAACGCAGAAAAATTTTCGGATCCAAAGCTTAAAGAAGGAGTTTTGAAACTAATTCCGATGGGTTACATAGGGGAACCGGAAGAAATTGCTGCAACTGCTGTTTGGCTTGCATCAAACCAAGCAAGTTATGTAACAGGGTTAACATTGATTGCTGATGGCGGAATGACGCTGTACCCGGGATTTCAAGCAGGAAAAGGCTAA
- a CDS encoding DUF350 domain-containing protein: MNLFINFALYAATGLGLLFAGFIIFELSTKTKELQLISKGNTAAALSLGGRLFGLAFVIGSSIANSLSIIDLLIWGAVGIIAQIAALFVAEHLAIRSSISKAIDADNKAIGLLVMFLSLSVGWVIAQCLTY; encoded by the coding sequence ATGAATTTATTTATTAATTTTGCGTTATATGCGGCTACCGGCCTCGGACTTTTATTTGCAGGATTTATTATCTTTGAATTATCAACAAAAACAAAGGAACTTCAGTTGATCAGCAAAGGTAATACTGCAGCTGCTCTATCGCTTGGCGGAAGACTTTTTGGTCTTGCTTTTGTAATCGGCTCTTCAATAGCTAACTCTTTAAGCATTATTGATCTGCTTATCTGGGGAGCAGTAGGGATCATTGCTCAGATTGCAGCGCTTTTCGTTGCAGAACATCTGGCCATTCGTTCAAGTATTTCAAAAGCCATAGATGCTGATAACAAAGCGATCGGGTTGCTCGTAATGTTTCTAAGCCTCTCTGTTGGATGGGTTATCGCACAATGTCTTACATATTAA
- the sigK gene encoding RNA polymerase sporulation sigma factor SigK yields the protein MSLVGVLAYFFKEVMLFVSYVKNNAFPQPLSENEEKQYLKDMANGDEHARGLLIEHNLRLVAHIVKKFENTGEDTEDLISIGTIGLIKAIESYSRGKGTKLATYAARCIENEILMHLRALKKTKKDVSLHDPIGTDKEGNEITLIDVLKAETEDVVDAIQLKMQKKKIYDYIHVLDDREKEVIVGRFGLDLQKEKTQREIAKQLGISRSYVSRIEKRALMKLFHEFYRSRQQSER from the coding sequence ATGTCATTAGTAGGTGTGTTGGCCTATTTTTTTAAAGAAGTCATGCTTTTTGTATCATACGTAAAAAACAATGCATTTCCCCAGCCACTGTCTGAGAATGAAGAGAAGCAGTACTTAAAAGATATGGCAAACGGTGATGAACATGCTAGAGGTCTGTTGATTGAACATAACTTGCGTCTTGTTGCTCATATCGTCAAAAAATTCGAAAATACCGGGGAAGATACGGAAGATTTGATTTCTATCGGTACAATTGGTTTGATCAAAGCCATAGAGAGTTATTCGCGAGGGAAGGGTACTAAGCTTGCGACGTATGCAGCGCGGTGTATAGAAAATGAAATCCTCATGCATCTTCGTGCATTAAAGAAAACGAAAAAAGATGTCTCACTTCACGACCCAATTGGAACTGACAAAGAAGGAAATGAGATTACGCTCATCGATGTTTTAAAAGCTGAAACTGAAGATGTAGTTGATGCGATTCAATTAAAAATGCAAAAAAAGAAAATTTACGATTATATTCATGTATTGGATGACCGGGAAAAAGAAGTTATCGTTGGCCGTTTTGGTCTCGATCTGCAAAAAGAAAAAACACAAAGAGAAATCGCCAAGCAACTCGGTATATCAAGAAGCTATGTTTCACGAATTGAAAAGCGAGCGCTCATGAAGCTGTTTCATGAATTCTACAGAAGCCGTCAGCAATCTGAACGATAA
- a CDS encoding aminotransferase yhxA: MNKTKKLIAGVSSASVAVMLSGCNDQAQELPPEPTDTECQDWEWDEDDGVYECDDTNSRYFGYYFFGGRYFSGASSLLKNSKYKAYKKSSSFKGGSTGFGSSKGFGG, translated from the coding sequence ATGAATAAAACAAAGAAACTTATTGCAGGTGTTTCATCTGCTTCTGTAGCGGTTATGCTTTCTGGCTGTAATGATCAAGCTCAGGAGCTTCCACCAGAACCTACTGATACTGAATGCCAGGATTGGGAATGGGATGAAGATGACGGCGTCTATGAATGTGACGATACCAATTCCCGTTATTTCGGCTATTACTTCTTTGGCGGCAGATATTTCAGCGGAGCGAGCAGTTTGTTGAAAAACTCGAAATATAAAGCTTACAAAAAAAGTTCAAGCTTCAAAGGCGGAAGTACTGGATTCGGGAGCAGTAAAGGCTTTGGAGGATAA
- the mnhG gene encoding monovalent cation/H(+) antiporter subunit G, which yields MLSLIKIVISFFLIIGTFFILSGTLGVLRFPDVYSRLHAATKSSTLGVSGVLIGSAIYVYSDMNVFSGKLILGILFVLLTAPVAGHMISRAAYRTGVPLSEKTVYNHLEENNNIRES from the coding sequence GTGTTATCATTGATCAAGATCGTGATTAGTTTTTTCCTTATCATTGGCACCTTTTTTATATTATCAGGAACGTTAGGCGTACTTCGTTTTCCAGATGTTTATTCTAGGCTTCATGCAGCAACTAAAAGTTCAACATTAGGTGTTTCCGGAGTCCTTATCGGCTCTGCTATTTATGTCTATTCAGATATGAATGTATTCAGCGGAAAACTGATCTTAGGAATTCTGTTTGTCCTCCTGACAGCACCAGTTGCAGGTCATATGATTTCTAGAGCTGCCTACCGGACAGGTGTGCCATTATCCGAAAAGACCGTTTATAATCACCTGGAAGAAAATAACAACATCAGGGAATCATAA
- a CDS encoding Na+/H+ antiporter subunit E gives MTFQLILNLLIGVIWMFLSESYSFASFLVGFVIGAALLFLLNRFIPDSYYFKHVKAIGYLIFLFLKELILANIEVLKWVYKPRLDFKPGIIALPIDVKKNWEITLLANLITLTPGTLSVDVSRDQRYIYIHAIDLPDVNQTIVGIKDTFEKAIREVTR, from the coding sequence ATGACATTTCAACTTATCTTAAATTTGCTGATCGGCGTCATTTGGATGTTCTTATCTGAGAGCTACTCATTCGCAAGTTTTTTGGTAGGATTTGTGATTGGGGCGGCGCTGCTGTTTCTGCTTAATCGTTTCATACCTGATTCCTATTACTTTAAACATGTTAAAGCGATCGGATATTTAATCTTTCTTTTTTTAAAAGAATTAATCTTAGCCAACATTGAAGTATTAAAGTGGGTATACAAGCCCAGACTTGATTTCAAGCCAGGCATTATCGCATTGCCGATTGATGTTAAAAAGAACTGGGAAATCACTTTGCTCGCTAACTTAATTACCCTAACTCCAGGAACACTTTCTGTAGATGTTTCAAGGGACCAGCGTTATATTTATATTCACGCTATAGACCTGCCTGACGTAAATCAAACGATCGTTGGAATTAAAGATACTTTTGAAAAAGCAATAAGGGAGGTAACACGATGA
- a CDS encoding glutathionylspermidine synthase family protein, with product MGYIDERKNFYEKIPEFWADMYGQEYALFKPLFIEKEEADSVEEFGYKVSQILFKTAALLQSQSLDDDILSLLGFPDSLFPFLRFLTPLPKTVIGRIDSIETLDGHKVMEFNSDTPTFIYECFKVNGLISGHFGGDDPNAGSEKELKRAVRSAILTSYRELITSHSPNIVFTSHDDNIEDKETVLYLKKLCGFPSQYIPLDQLIIRKNEGLYDTEGKKIDVLYRQTFPIELLIQDKDIATDEEIGLQLTDLVIKKKLAIVNPPSAFLLQSKAVLAVIWGMHEERASYFTEEEHEWIGQYFLPTYLEPDLFLKNKEMFVQKPVFGREGDTVRIYDEKGMLLDQDKHTTYEHYVSVYQKYVPLPKMKFESQKGTIEGHRMTGTFVINGKPSAFGYRVGNRITDNLSYFLPSCIK from the coding sequence ATGGGCTATATTGATGAAAGAAAAAATTTTTATGAGAAGATTCCTGAGTTTTGGGCAGATATGTATGGGCAAGAGTATGCGTTATTTAAGCCGCTCTTTATTGAAAAAGAAGAAGCTGATTCAGTTGAGGAGTTTGGGTACAAAGTGAGTCAAATTCTTTTTAAAACAGCAGCACTTCTTCAATCACAAAGCCTGGACGATGATATTTTAAGCCTTTTAGGTTTTCCGGATTCACTGTTTCCGTTCCTCCGGTTTCTTACACCGCTCCCAAAAACAGTGATCGGCAGAATTGACTCCATTGAAACTCTTGATGGACATAAAGTTATGGAGTTTAACAGTGATACACCTACGTTTATCTATGAGTGCTTTAAAGTAAACGGGCTGATTTCGGGACATTTTGGCGGTGATGACCCTAATGCAGGTTCTGAAAAGGAACTGAAACGTGCGGTTCGATCAGCGATTCTTACTTCCTATCGAGAATTAATAACTTCACATTCTCCAAACATTGTATTTACATCACATGATGACAATATAGAAGATAAAGAAACCGTCCTTTATTTGAAAAAGCTATGCGGTTTTCCTTCTCAATACATACCGTTAGACCAGCTTATTATCAGAAAAAATGAAGGTCTTTATGATACAGAAGGGAAAAAGATTGATGTCTTGTACCGGCAGACATTTCCGATAGAATTACTTATACAGGATAAAGATATAGCGACAGATGAGGAAATCGGACTGCAGCTGACTGATCTTGTTATCAAAAAAAAGCTTGCTATTGTAAATCCTCCATCTGCATTTTTATTGCAGAGCAAAGCTGTACTTGCCGTCATTTGGGGCATGCATGAAGAGCGTGCATCCTATTTTACAGAGGAAGAACACGAATGGATCGGCCAATATTTTTTACCAACCTATTTAGAACCTGATCTTTTCCTGAAAAATAAGGAGATGTTTGTGCAAAAGCCAGTATTTGGCCGTGAAGGTGATACGGTCCGAATATATGATGAAAAAGGAATGCTGCTCGATCAGGACAAACATACAACATATGAACATTACGTTAGTGTTTATCAGAAGTACGTTCCCCTTCCAAAAATGAAGTTCGAATCACAAAAAGGAACGATTGAAGGACATCGTATGACAGGTACATTTGTCATTAACGGTAAACCAAGTGCTTTCGGTTACCGTGTAGGAAACCGTATTACAGATAACCTTTCTTACTTTCTTCCCTCTTGTATAAAATAA